GGAATCCGTATGTTTTTTCCGGTGCGGTAACCTGCATCTGGCTGAGCGTGCTCATTACATACTGTTCCCCTGTTTCATCACGATAGGGTGTGATGATATCGCGAATTTCAGGAGCGTTAAATCCAAAATAGTAAACCTGCTCGTGAATTCCGCGCATCCACGACTGCCGGCTGGCATAAAGTTTCCAAAGATATGGCAGGTCTGCGGCATCATCAAACGGAATGAGCGTACAGCCGCGCAGTTTGCCCAGCAGGAATGAAGAGATAGAGATAAATTTTCTTCCGCAATGCATCATCAGGAAAGAACCGTTGATATTTGTGTGCTGCTGCCATTCGCTTCCCAGTTCAAAATCGGATACGTATTCGGTTTGCTCAATACTGCCCAGCAGATTCCTGAACCCTTTTAAGGTATCTGAGTTTCGGATCAGCAGCAGGCGAAAATCAACGTTGCTGAGTGAATACCAGGTTATCTCGAGTTTGTTGCGGTCTGTATCAGGTACCAGGGTGCGGATGTGTGATTCCCGTTCACTGGTGTCTTCATAAACGAAACGCGGCAGAAGTGTGCGGCACTCTTCGGTTGCGGGGGATAAAATACGGACAGAGCGGCAATTAAACCGCTCTTTGAGCTCCCGTATTGAATTTTTTATTCCGGAGAACGATTCACCGTCTCCATGCACAACAGCCTGCTGCACATCAAAATTGAAATCAAATGCACCAATGTGCCTGACTGAAGAGATGGTGCCCGGCTGGTTTACCGAATAGAAAAGCTGATTATCGGAAAAACAGATTCCCAGGCATACATCATCGGTCATTATTAATTCCAGTTTGGAGCATTCAGCATGGTTGTACTTTGCAGATCTCCAATACGATCGTCTGTGCCGGGGTTTTCGAGAAGGTACAGGCGCGGACGAATTGTGTCGTTCAGCGTGTACTCAAATCGATTGTGCGGCGGTCTCGGAGAGTAAACAACAGAATCGGGATCGTATGTAGAAGGAGGCCGGAATGCAAACATTTCGGGACCGTTGGCAACCATTACAGAATCATTCTTCAGAAATGCAACCAGGCTGTCAAGTCCTCCATCTGTTGGCGGGAAGTTTCCACGGCGATTTCTGTACTGTACAAGGGCATCGCGGGTGACTTCCATACGGTGACGTTCACGTTCAACCATCTCACGTTCATCCAGAACTTCCTGGTAGGGATCCATGAGTGACCTGTAGAGGAAATAACTCATTCCAATAATAATAACGCCGAGAAGAATTGTTAACAGCTGGTTACGCTTGTCTATATCCATGAGATAGTGTATTACGTTTTACGCAGTTTGTGAAATTGAAAAGGAAAATAAATGCAGGTAGGCTTACATGCAACTTTCAAGAAGATAACAGGCAAAAAAGAAATAAAAAGATAAAAGTTGTTGTCAATCACATGTTTTGCAGGGGATTGAGCAAAAGAAGTTGTTCTTTTAGGTTAGATTTCAGGCCTCTTCTTACAAAAGGGATGGAATTTTTTGAAGGGATTGTGTTTTCTTCCAGTAATGTGAAGGTGTAGCGTGCGGCAAAATAGGTTTGCAACTCTTCCATCGGCACACTGAAAGGCGGACCGGGCATCTGCTCCTGAGGATAGATAAAGTGATGCAGCAGAATGGGGGTGGTGTCGCCGGCGATGGTTAGAACTTTCTCAGCATAACGTTGTCTCATCGGCTTTGGGAGGGCCACCAGGGCGGCTTTGTCATAAATCAGGTCAAATTTTCCATTCTTTTTTTCCGGAAACTTAAAGAAATCGCCTTCCCAGATAGTGATCCGCCCGGAACGGAAAAGGGTAAATCCTGCGAATTGATCCATTGTATAGTCCCGGTTGTTCTCAATCATAAAATCATCAATGGCCACTCGCGATATTTCAACGCCGGTTACGGTGGCTCCAAGATGTTCGAGTATAATCAAGTCGAGACTTTTTCCGCTTAGCGGCACGAGAACGGAGGGATGTTCGGGCAAGCCAAGATTTGGCCATTGCTTTTCAAGAGAGGGATAACCATCGGGCATGTGGAATCCGGTTTTCCCCTTTTTCCATCTGCTTTGCCAGTAACTCAGTTCCATATTTCTGGTTTTAATGATGCAGATTTAAGGGTATTTTTGTCAGCTTTAGAATGCATTTATACAATTGAACTAACACGATACAGAGCCCACGAGGTATCAACTTGAAGCCAATAACTTTATAAGTTAAGTATGAATTTTTTAAGGAGTGTGCCTCCTTCGAAGGTAATGTCACTAACAATAGCCAAATATGGTTTATTCTCCTGATACTTTTGAACGGTCAAAAGTATCCAAAACCCGCCGGGCTGGTGACTCCTTCAGTCGGGATTTGCGGTACGTTTTGCGATGTAAAAACAAAGGTCCATATCACTTATTGATAGTAATCTAAGATTTGGCCGGTAGTTTTTACAAACATCGCATGCACTCCCCGCAAATCAATCACCTCCTTCAGTAATCAAAGGCCGGTGAATCTTGGGCAAACAATTGGATCATGAGTCACAATAAAACTGAAATGTATAATTACAATGTAAGTGACATTGCAATTGAGGGGAGAATCGGGGATGATCAACTGTGCTCCAGAAAAAGTATTTGGACTGTTTTGAACTTAAAAATCATCTTACTGCTCTTTCCGTTCACTTTTCCCCTTCCCCAGAATGGATACTCTTCATTATTTCCGATCCATAGGGGCAGGGAATTAAATCAATTAAGATTAAATTAGTCCGCAAAGTAAAGTGAATCTACGCATAACAAGAACCGGGTTTGATCTGATTTCTGCAACCGAGGCGACTGTTGAATAAAAAAATATTACACCTGGCTGTACCCAATGTGATCAGCAACCTGTCCGTACCTCTGCTTGGGGTTGTGGATACGGCCCTTGTGGGTCACCTGGATGAGGTGTACTATCTTGGAGCACTTGCGGTTGGTGGGATGATATTTAACTTCCTGTTCTGGGGATTCGGGTTTTTGAGAATGGGCACAACGGGGCTGACGGCCCAGGAATACGGCAGCAGAAACCGCACCGGAATGATGATGATGCTTGCAAGGGTTCAGTTCATAGCCTTGATAATTGGCATTTGTTTGATTCTGTTACGTGAGCCCATCGCACTGCTTAGTTTTATAATTATTGAGAGTGGCCCTGAAGTGCAGCAGTATGCACTTGAGTATTACGACATCCGCATCTTTACAGCCCCTGCTGTGCTGGCACTTTACGGAATCAACGGGTGGTTCCTGGGCATGCAGAATGCCCGTTTTCCGATGATCATCACCATCGTGCTGAATCTGCTGAACCTCGGCCTTAATATTTATTTTATACAGGTCCTGGGAATGCATGTGGATGGTGTGGCGTGGGGTACGGTGATCTCTACCTACCTGGCATTGGCACTTGCCATCAGCCTGTTTCTTTACCAGTACCGGCGCTATATCAGCCATTATGTGAAAAGTAAACTGATTGATGCAGATGAAATCCGAAAATTTTTCTCCGTTAACCGAGATATTTTTATACGCACTTTATGCCTGATATTCACCTTTTCCTTTTTTACGGCTAAATCCGCTGAGCAGGGAGATCTGATTCTTGCTGCCAACACTATTCTGCTTCAGCTCTGGATGGTGGCATCATATGGAATTGACGGATTTGCGTATGCTGCCGAAAGCCTGATCGGAAAGTACAAAGGAGCGGGTAACAAGGCACTCCTGAAAAAAGCGGTAAACTATAACCTGGTATGGGGGCTGTCGATTGGAGTTGCCGGATCTTTGATTTACGGCTTGTTTGATCAGCAGATACTCAACCTGTTTACGGATAAGCAGGAGGTGATTGCACTCGCTCTCAGCGTGGTCTTCTGGACCATTCTGGCCCCGTTTATATCCAGTATTTGCTACATACTGGACGGCGTATTTATCGGAGCTACAGAAACCGGACCGATGCGGAATACAATGGTTGCAGCCACCACACTTTTCTTTTTGCCGACATATTACATCGGAACATGGGCTTTTGGAGTTCATGGCCTGTGGCTGGCAATGGTGCTATTTATGGCTGTCCGCGGAGCAGCGCTGGCCCTATACCTCCCCCGCACGATCTACAGAAAGATCGAGGAAATGAATAACTAAAAATCCCAGATGGGCACGTACCCCGGTTCGCCGAACCGGGACGACTCATCACCCAAACAACGAATCATCATCCAAATCGATTCGGAAACAATCATAACCATGAAATTTTTTGGACTCCAATAAACGTTTGGGTATCGTTGTAGAATGAATTAAGCAGTTTCAAAACAGTTACATTAGTAGTGATTTTGATTTGTCGGGTTAAGGAAATTGCCTCATACGCTGACTTCCCGTCATCGGATGAGTGAATCGGGCTACATATTACTCTGTCATCTTATGCGATGGATAATGTACAGGCCGGACAATTCACCGGATGAAGCGAATTCATCCGGTGAAGATTTGAAGCAAACATACCCGTCGATACATCAATGACACGATAATTGTGTACTGAGAAAATTAATTTATCTGTATTAAGTCATCAGATGAGTTTTTTGAGAACCACTTTGAATAATTATTTATCCAACTTTTCTAGAGGGTGTGAGCAAATACTTAATCAAAGATATCAGCCATTTATTTTTACCGCGAAGACGCAAAGCCACGAGGGTACACGAAGTATTACAAAATCAAATTACTATCCTTCGTGAATCTTTGTGTCATCGTGAGTTCGTGGTGAATTTATAATTCTCAATAAGTATTGATACATTATTTTCTCACATCCTTTCTAAGGGGGGCACTTTTGATGTCATTATTTAAGATTCGAACTAAGGCTTAAACCAAATATTTCAAGATGTCAGAAAAGAAAACCATTCTGTTTATGCGTCACGCCAAGTCATCATGGGCTGATTCCGCGCAGAAAGATTTTGATCGACCGCTGAATAAACGCGGTAAACGCGACGCTCCGGCAATGGGGCGTTATTTGAAGGAACAGGGGGTTGTGCCGGATTATATTGTAAGTTCAGCCGCGCAGCGCGCGAGGGAAACCGTGCTTCTGCTTGCGTACGCACAAGGGCAGGGTGAAAATATTATAAGCTGGAACGAAGATCTTTACTATGAAGGAGCGGATGCCTATCTGCAGGCAGTTCGGAGGGCTCCGGAAAGTGCTTTGACTATACTGGTGGCTGGTCACAATCCATCGGTAGAACGAGTGGTTGCGCGCCTGGTTGACAAACGTACTAACCTGACATTCACAACGGCAAATATTGCATGTTTTGAAACATCAGCAGAAAGGTGGAAAGATACCGGCCCGGAAAACTGCACATTCAAATGGCTCGTAACACCAAATGATATTGAGTGAGTCAGACCGGCACCCTGTTGAAAATATACCGGCAGGTTTACGGGTTTAATGTGTGATGATCTGCAAAATACGTTATATTACAGAATTGGAATTTGTAACCGAATTGAATTGAGAAGATGATTTATAAGCAAAAGTTTTTTTATCTCTGTAAAACTCCGCTGAGTGCCGAGGGTCCTGCTGACGTAGAAGTCCTGGACCGAGCGGATGACAGTCTCCAGTTTCCTGAACTGTTTAAGAAATTTGAAGAATTTCGCTCTCACGCATTTAATGAAGATAATCTCTACAGTATCGTCAGGGCGGATGACATTTTCGAGCTGGTTCGAACCGGTACGGAAACGGAAGCCAAAGAGGAAGCTTACGAGAGAGCAGAACAAGAGATTGTAACCAATTTGCAGCATCGTGTGGTGCAAAAGAACGATGAAAATGCGCGGGCGATCCTAAAAGAAGTCCATGAAATTGAGGCCTGATTTGTAAATGGCCTGCCCGGTAAATACAGGTGTTCTATTGGAATGATTTTTACGGTTTTTTTGTGATGAGGTAACACGTTAAGATTTAATCTTTCACAAAAAAAATCAGGATAGTTTCATGAGTTCAACAACAGTCGTAAACGGACAGAAAGATATGGAAATCAACATCGGTATTTCAGATTCGAACAGGGAGAAAATAGCGATGGGTATCTCGAAGATACTGGCCGACAGTTATATGGTCTACCTGAAAACGCACAACTACCACTGGAATGTTACGGGCCCCCACTTTCACTCTCTTCACGAGCAATTTGAAGAGCAGTATACGGAACTGGCTGCGGCGATTGATGACATTGCAGAACGAATTCGTGCTCTCGGCCACCGTGCGCCCGGCTCATTCAGGGAATACCAGGAGCTGACCTCAATTGAGGAGGATACCGACCAGCCGGATTCGATGGAGATGGTTCGCCGTTTAGCCGTAGATAACGAAACCATACTGCGAACAGCGCGTGAAGCCCTGCCGGCATGCGAAGAGGCGGGTGACGAAGCTTCCATCGATATGATTACAGAAAGACTGCACGTTCATTCCAAAACGGCCTGGATGCTGAGAAGTCATCTGGAGTGATCTTAGCCCACAATAGCTGAATAATATTCCAAGCCGGTCCGGATTTCCGGGCCGGCTTTTTTTTGTGATTTTGCACCCATCAAACCGAAATGGCAATATTTCTCATAAAATCTCAACATCAGTCTAAAACATTGCTGCTCAAAAACGGGTTCAGGTTTTGGCAGAATAAATTTTAAAATGAATAATTTCATTCGTTTATTGCCGGAGTTATATCCCAATGACAAACTGAAAAAGTACTGGTTTTCGAATTTGGTTTAACAGCTGCGTTAATTTCAAACAAATAGAACAATTATGGATTCAATACAAGATGTGAACTTTACAGAAATTGTGATGACATACGGACCCAATATTCTTTGGGCAATTCTTACGCTTGTTATCGGTTTATGGATTGTGAAGCTGATTAGCCAGGGAATCCGGCGAGGTTTGGATAAAGGGGAGACAGATGAGACACTGAAAGGTTTTCTGGTTAGCTTTCTTACCATACTTTTGAAAATCCTGGTATACATCACTGCACTTGGCATGCTGGGTGTAGAGATGACATCTTTTATTGCCATACTTGGTGCAGCGGGTCTTGCCGTTGGCCTGGCGCTGTCCGGGACATTGCAAAATTTTGCCGGCGGAGTGATGATTCTCTTTTTCAAGCCTTTCAGAGTAGGGCATTTTATTGAAGCCCAGGGACACATGGGAACCGTAAAAGAGATCCAGATTTTTGTTACCATACTCACATCACCCGACAATAAAACCATATTGATCCCCAACGGCCCGCTGGCTACCGGATCGATGACGAACTTTTCGCGGCAACCTACAAGGCGTGTTGACTGGACGTTTGGGATCGGTTACGGAGATGATCTCGATAAAGCGTATGAGGTAATTAAGCGGCTCCTGGGAGGCGATGAGCGGATACTTGAAGATCCTGAGCCGTTTATGGCGCTTAAAGAACTGGGTGACAGTTCTGTGGATATCACCGTTAGGGCATGGGTGAATGCATCCGATTACTGGCCCGTTTATTTCCGGATGAATGAAGAGGTCTACAAAACGTTTGACAAAGAAGGATTGTCCATTCCGTTTCCGCAGCGCGATGTTCATATTCATAACCCGGAGTGATCTCTGACCGGGAAAGCCCTTATGCAAACGAATGGATCATTCTACAAAATCCGCCGGGGGAAATTCTGGCGGATTTTTACGTTTAAACACAACAAGGAAGGAGATGCCTCGCCGGGGCATGACATGACATAATTGTTGGCGAACATTCTTAACTAACGCCCTTTTTGGGCTGTTTTTGGTGAAATCTGACAAACTTATACATCGAACTCACGTTTTAAACTAAACATAGCCCGTTCATAAAAAATGAACGCTACGATATCTGATTTTGATTATACGTTGGGTTGATAATCAGTACAACTCAATAAAAACAGCAATTTTTTAACAGATTTAGGAAAAGAGACATCACATAAATGGATTTATTTGACAGTTTAGGAGATAATTCAGAAGTCGTAACTGCTTTCTTTTTAACTCACGCGATGAGTGTAATCGGTGCAATCATCATCCTGATCGCGGGCTATATTATTGCCGGATGGGCGGGGAAAAGAGTAAAAGATGCTACATCAAAGTCAGGGAAATTTGATGATACACTTGTTCCGGTGTTGTCGCAGACCACCCGTGTAGTAATTCTCGTGATAACATTTCTGCTGGTTCTGGGGCAGTTTGGTGTTCAGACCGCAAGCATCATCGCAGTTTTGGGTGCTGCCGGCCTTGCGGTGGGTCTTGCCCTGCAGGGGACGCTCAGCAATGTTGCTGCCGGAATGATGCTGCTGATTTTGCGCCCGTTTAAAGTGGGGGATGCTGTGAATGTGGCTGGAACCTTTGGGATTGTGGATGAAGTGAGGCTTTTTACGACAGAGATGCACAGTTTCGATAACATCGGGATTACCATGCCGAATTCACGCGTTTGGGGACAGGAGATACAAAACCTTTCCAAATTTGAAAATCGAAGAGTGGATATGGAATTTGGAATCTCCTACCGCGATGATATGGATAAGGCGATTGCGCTGATTAAAGAAGTTCTGGATGCCGATGAACGTGTGATGGCGGAACCCGAGCCTTTAATCGCTGTATCTGAGCTGGGTGACAGCTCGGTAATGATCCGTGTGCGGCCATGGACCGAAACCAAAAATGTATGGCCTCTGCGCTATCATATCACGAAAAGCATCAAAGAGAAATTCGATTCTAATGGTGTAAGTATTCCGTTTCCGCAGCGGGATGTTCACTTATTCAAAAAGAATTAATTTAAAGCCGGAGAATGGATCTCCGGAAACTTTGCAATAGTTACAGGGTTTAAATGGTTATAGAGCCGTAAGGTATTTGGTCTGATTTCGAATGGCATAGCAATCAAAGGAGGGAAAAGTTGCTTCCATACGGAATGTTGATTAAACTTCTGAACTATAAATGAAGGCGATACGCCGTAATGTGCAACCTTAAAAGACGCTTCTATTTTGTCTGAAGAAAAACAAAGTACAAACACCGAAACCACCCCACTGTTTGAAAACAAATTTGTATTCGTTTCCGAGGATGGTGAGCTAATTCTAAAAAAAACATCACTTTTCGAGCAGCGGGTACTTGCACAGGCTGATCCCGAATCGGTGGAAGCACAGGTTGAAGCGTTCGAAAATGCGTTTGAAAATTTGCAGACGAAAGTTGACGGTTTTTTCGAAAATGTATCGAAAGAAGACGCTCCGGATGCAGATGAGTTGAAAGCATCATTCGATAAATTGACAGGCGAACTGCTCGAAGCTGAAGCTGTTGGTGATTTTGAATCGCTTATCAATAGTTCTAAAGAGCGTCTCGAAAGCTTGCTTGCACCTGCAGAAAAAGAAACTGCCGATAAAGAAGAAGATGAATCGGCTGATGATGAACCTGAAGATGCGGCCGATACGGAGACGATTGAGATTGAAGTTGAAAAGGAAACAAAACCGTCTGAAGCTGATGATACTGCTCAGTCTGACAAGAAAGATTCAGAGAAAGAAAAAGAAGTAGATAAAGCGGCTGCCGATGAACCTGAAGATGCTGGTGATACGCAGACAGTTGAGCGCGAAACAGAAATGGATGAGGTCGAAGAGGAAACAAAACCGGCTGAAACCGATGAGTCTGCTGAGGCTGAAAAAGAAGTTGCTGAAGAGAAAAAAGATCTCTCAGAAACAGAAACGTATTATAAAGAGCTTGCCGATAAAGCCGAACAGCTCGTGGAAGTGAGCGATTGGGCCTATGTATCGATGGAGTTCGATAACATCGATAACGCTTGGGGAGAAGGGCCCGATCCTGCCGGTGAAGAGGAAGATGAGGCTATTGATATCTCCGGCTATCGCGAAAAAATTGACCAGCTGCGTGAAGATTTCGAACAGAAAAAAAAGGCTCACTACGAGGAGCAGAAAAGGAAGCGCGAAGAAAATCTTGAGAAGAAAAAACAGATTCTTGCCTCACTTAAGAAAATTGTAGATGACGAAGAGTGGACAGCTACCAGGGAAGTTGGGAAATTGAAAGGACGGTGGGATCGCATTAAAGCTGTGCCCGCAGATGCCGCTGAAGATCTGGAAAAGAAATTTTCATCACTGCTCAGCACTTTCGATGATCATAAAGTCGACCGGCTTGTGAAAAAGAAGCAGCAGGAAGAAGATAACCTTACCGGAAAGCTGGTTATACTTGAAAAGATGGAAAAGTTTGTGAAGGAGCTCGACGAAACATCCGACTGGGATGAAATGGAGAAGAGCTTCGAACAGCTTGCAAAGCAGTTCAGGAAAATCGGCCGTGTTCCGGTTGAGAAAAATCAGGAGGTCTGGAGCCAGTATCACCGTCTGCAGGATACGTTTCACTCCATGCGGTTTAAGCACGATAAGAGTTACCGCAATAAAATTGAGAAGCATCTTGGCCGCAAGAAGAAATTAATTGACGAAGCAGAGGCCCTGATTGATGCAGAAGACCTTGCAGAGGCCGCAAGAAAGGTGAATAAGCTGCACCGGCGCTGGAAAAAAGCCGGAAACCTGCCGCAAAAAGATGAGAATGAATTGTGGGATCGTTTTAAAGCGGCAACTGACAAATTTAATGATAAGAAATCGGATAACCTCGATCTGCTCAGAGAACAGGAGCAGGAAAATCTCGAAGAAAAACACGCCTTAATTGAGAAAGCTGAAAACCTGAAAGATTCTGAGGATTGGGAGCAGACACACAAAGATCTGCAGAACCTGATGGAGAAGTGGAAGAAAGTCGGCCCGGTACCAAAACGCAGTTCAGGTAAGATCTGGAAGAAGTTTAAAGGCGCAATGGATCACTTCTACGATCGCCGCCGTGATCATTTTAAAGAGGTTAAAGAAGAACGAAAAGATAATCTCAAGGAAAAAGAAGAGGTTCTCGAAAAACTGCGCGAACTGCGGGATCACGAAGATCCGATTGAGGCTGTAAATATTGCAAAACCCCTGCAGACTGAATTTAAGAAAGCGGGATATGTTCCGATTAAACATAAGAACCGGATGTGGAAAGAGTATCGCGAAATATGCGATGTAATCTACGATCGGTTCCGTGCGGCAAAAGCAGCAGTTCAGGTCGTTGGCCAGGAAAATGTAGAAAATTTTTCTGTGGATGATATTGCTGACATCAGGAAACTAAATAGTCAGGCTTCATCTTTGCGCAAGCAGATTACCAAGATGGAGCAGGAACTGATACAGAAAAAAGAGTCTTTAAGCTATTTCAAACCTTCGGGTGGCAGTAATCCGCTTCTGGATGATGTGAAGAAAAAAATCGAAAAATCTGAAGAAGAAATTGCTGAAAAGGAAGATAAACTGGCAGAAATTGAGAAAAAAATTGACCTCATAAAAAAAGAGGGCGAGGAATAACCTGCATTGGCAAAGCGCAGGGCCCTCTTCCTAATGGAGATGTGATTGGCTAAGGAAAATGCGCAGAATGTTTATCTGACAAAAGTACATCAGCGGGATAGCTTTGAAAAGCTTGAAAAGGCGATTGGAGCCGGTAAAATGGAATATTTTGCAACCGGTGAAAGACTGGCAAAAAAACTTGAAAGCGAACTTCCCTCCGCTGTCATTATCGATGAAGACCACATCCGTAACCTCCCGGAATTTGTAGAGATTGTATTTACTCAAAAACCGGGAAGGCGATTTATCCCCGCTGCTGTTCTGACTGATGACCCGAAAATCTCCAAGTCCAGATTCAGTAAATGCCATTTCCCGATTACGCTGATCCAAAGAGATTCTTACCAGGAGCTGCTGGAATTCATCCGCAGGGCTCTAAAGCCTTCCGTAAAAGTGAAGTTTTGGGGAGTGCGCGGCTCAACGCCTTGTGCAAACAGTGAAAATATTTTTTACGGTGGAAA
Above is a genomic segment from Rhodohalobacter sp. SW132 containing:
- a CDS encoding thiopurine S-methyltransferase (catalyzes the S-adenosylmethionine-dependent transmethylation of thiopurine compounds; may be involved in selenium cycling by forming dimethylselenide and/or dimethyldiselenide); protein product: MELSYWQSRWKKGKTGFHMPDGYPSLEKQWPNLGLPEHPSVLVPLSGKSLDLIILEHLGATVTGVEISRVAIDDFMIENNRDYTMDQFAGFTLFRSGRITIWEGDFFKFPEKKNGKFDLIYDKAALVALPKPMRQRYAEKVLTIAGDTTPILLHHFIYPQEQMPGPPFSVPMEELQTYFAARYTFTLLEENTIPSKNSIPFVRRGLKSNLKEQLLLLNPLQNM
- a CDS encoding MATE family efflux transporter, whose amino-acid sequence is MNKKILHLAVPNVISNLSVPLLGVVDTALVGHLDEVYYLGALAVGGMIFNFLFWGFGFLRMGTTGLTAQEYGSRNRTGMMMMLARVQFIALIIGICLILLREPIALLSFIIIESGPEVQQYALEYYDIRIFTAPAVLALYGINGWFLGMQNARFPMIITIVLNLLNLGLNIYFIQVLGMHVDGVAWGTVISTYLALALAISLFLYQYRRYISHYVKSKLIDADEIRKFFSVNRDIFIRTLCLIFTFSFFTAKSAEQGDLILAANTILLQLWMVASYGIDGFAYAAESLIGKYKGAGNKALLKKAVNYNLVWGLSIGVAGSLIYGLFDQQILNLFTDKQEVIALALSVVFWTILAPFISSICYILDGVFIGATETGPMRNTMVAATTLFFLPTYYIGTWAFGVHGLWLAMVLFMAVRGAALALYLPRTIYRKIEEMNN
- a CDS encoding histidine phosphatase family protein translates to MSEKKTILFMRHAKSSWADSAQKDFDRPLNKRGKRDAPAMGRYLKEQGVVPDYIVSSAAQRARETVLLLAYAQGQGENIISWNEDLYYEGADAYLQAVRRAPESALTILVAGHNPSVERVVARLVDKRTNLTFTTANIACFETSAERWKDTGPENCTFKWLVTPNDIE
- a CDS encoding Dps family protein translates to MSSTTVVNGQKDMEINIGISDSNREKIAMGISKILADSYMVYLKTHNYHWNVTGPHFHSLHEQFEEQYTELAAAIDDIAERIRALGHRAPGSFREYQELTSIEEDTDQPDSMEMVRRLAVDNETILRTAREALPACEEAGDEASIDMITERLHVHSKTAWMLRSHLE
- a CDS encoding mechanosensitive ion channel family protein, whose product is MDSIQDVNFTEIVMTYGPNILWAILTLVIGLWIVKLISQGIRRGLDKGETDETLKGFLVSFLTILLKILVYITALGMLGVEMTSFIAILGAAGLAVGLALSGTLQNFAGGVMILFFKPFRVGHFIEAQGHMGTVKEIQIFVTILTSPDNKTILIPNGPLATGSMTNFSRQPTRRVDWTFGIGYGDDLDKAYEVIKRLLGGDERILEDPEPFMALKELGDSSVDITVRAWVNASDYWPVYFRMNEEVYKTFDKEGLSIPFPQRDVHIHNPE
- a CDS encoding mechanosensitive ion channel family protein, translated to MDLFDSLGDNSEVVTAFFLTHAMSVIGAIIILIAGYIIAGWAGKRVKDATSKSGKFDDTLVPVLSQTTRVVILVITFLLVLGQFGVQTASIIAVLGAAGLAVGLALQGTLSNVAAGMMLLILRPFKVGDAVNVAGTFGIVDEVRLFTTEMHSFDNIGITMPNSRVWGQEIQNLSKFENRRVDMEFGISYRDDMDKAIALIKEVLDADERVMAEPEPLIAVSELGDSSVMIRVRPWTETKNVWPLRYHITKSIKEKFDSNGVSIPFPQRDVHLFKKN
- a CDS encoding DUF349 domain-containing protein; its protein translation is MSEEKQSTNTETTPLFENKFVFVSEDGELILKKTSLFEQRVLAQADPESVEAQVEAFENAFENLQTKVDGFFENVSKEDAPDADELKASFDKLTGELLEAEAVGDFESLINSSKERLESLLAPAEKETADKEEDESADDEPEDAADTETIEIEVEKETKPSEADDTAQSDKKDSEKEKEVDKAAADEPEDAGDTQTVERETEMDEVEEETKPAETDESAEAEKEVAEEKKDLSETETYYKELADKAEQLVEVSDWAYVSMEFDNIDNAWGEGPDPAGEEEDEAIDISGYREKIDQLREDFEQKKKAHYEEQKRKREENLEKKKQILASLKKIVDDEEWTATREVGKLKGRWDRIKAVPADAAEDLEKKFSSLLSTFDDHKVDRLVKKKQQEEDNLTGKLVILEKMEKFVKELDETSDWDEMEKSFEQLAKQFRKIGRVPVEKNQEVWSQYHRLQDTFHSMRFKHDKSYRNKIEKHLGRKKKLIDEAEALIDAEDLAEAARKVNKLHRRWKKAGNLPQKDENELWDRFKAATDKFNDKKSDNLDLLREQEQENLEEKHALIEKAENLKDSEDWEQTHKDLQNLMEKWKKVGPVPKRSSGKIWKKFKGAMDHFYDRRRDHFKEVKEERKDNLKEKEEVLEKLRELRDHEDPIEAVNIAKPLQTEFKKAGYVPIKHKNRMWKEYREICDVIYDRFRAAKAAVQVVGQENVENFSVDDIADIRKLNSQASSLRKQITKMEQELIQKKESLSYFKPSGGSNPLLDDVKKKIEKSEEEIAEKEDKLAEIEKKIDLIKKEGEE